The DNA sequence GTAGATAGCATTGCTAAAGGAGAAAAAGTACCTTCAGGTATTCAATTAGTCGATACTGCTGGGGTGGTTCATGAACACGTAATGGAGGAAAGACAACAATTAGCTGAAGATGGTGTTATTACGATTGCCGCAGTGATTGACTCTAAAGGTAATTTATTAGTTGAGCCTCAAGTTAATTTACGGGGGGTTGTCTGCACTATGGAAGTACCTAGTTTAGAAAGGTTAATCACCAGAACAGTTGATCGCACAATAAGCGATCGCATCAAAAGTAACTTACTTCTAAGTGAGGGGGATAATATCAACTGGAATAGTATTCGCATTGAAGTGGAAACCAATCTCAGCCGTGTCATTCAAAGAGAAATCAATAGCGAACCTTTAGTTATTTTTATCTTACAAGTCCAAGAAGAGATAAATAATAACAACGGACAAATAAACAGTGAATCTCTTTCTGATAGTGATGATAATGACGAAGGAGACGGTAAATTTACTCGCCGTCGTCGTAAAGCTACTGCGAATGTCTAGGTTCGGAGTGCGGGGTTAGGAAATAGGTGTCAGGTATTAGGGTATTGGGGTATTAGGGAGAAGTTAATTAAACACTTTTGCCCTCCCCCCTCGAGAGGGGGGATAAAGGGGGGTTTCTTTTAAGGGGAGATACAGAGGGGTTTCTCTCTTGCCCTTTCAATTTTAACTGCGATGAAGGGGATTTAAACGCTCACTTAATCCCTCTCCTAATAAAGATAAACCCGTTACCATAGTTGCCATTGCCAAGCCGGGGAATAAGGCATTCCACCAAATACCAGTGGGTAAGCCATCTAATGCTAATTTTAGATCATGACCCCATTCTGGTATATCTTCAGGTAAACCTAAACCCAAAAATCCTAAGCCTCCCAAAATTAAAATGGCATCGGCGGCGTTAAGGGTAAATAAAACAGGTATGCTTTGCACTACATTAAAAAAGAGATATTTAGAGATAATACGGGTGGGAGATGCCCCCATCGCTTGAGCGGCTTCGATGAATAATTCTGTTTTAACGCTAGTAGTATGATTTCTCACTACTCGATAATATTGAGGAATATAAGATATAGATAAGGCAAGGGCGGCATTTATTACTCCCCTACCAACCACAAAAGCTAAAGTAACTGACAATAATAACCCCGGTAAAGTATAAATAGTATCCATTAAAAAGAGTAAAACTTTGTCAATTTTTCCCCCAAAATAACCACTAATTAAACCTAATGGAACACCGATAATTAAACTTAAAAATGTAGCAGTAATGACAACTTTTAAAGCGGCTTGTGAACCGAAAATAGTTCGGGAGAAAACATCATAACCCTGCCCTGTTGTACCAAACCAGTATTTACTATTCGGAGCTTGGTTAATGGGATTACTAAGAGATTCTAAGGGGTCTTGAATGATGCCCATATTTTCTAATAAAGGAGCGGAAAAAGCCAAAAATATAAAGGTTAAAGTGATAATAATACCGACTATCAGTAAAACATTTGATAACTGTTTAAAAGTATTTTTTTTTCTTGAAAAACTACGAGCAATCATTTTTATTAGACCTCTTATAAAAGAAAAATAGCAGAAAACTAAATTTAGAGAGTTGGGGAGTGAGGTTAAGGGTTGAGAGGGGGAAATCGGGGCTTAGAGTATTGGGAAGAAGTTAATTAAACACTTTTGTCTATTCATAAACTCTCCCACGCCATTGATTAGGTTTTGTTAATGCCGAAAGGATAATTCTCGTCACTGCTAATATATCGGCAAAAGGTGAAAGAATAAAGGTTAATTCTGATATTGATTTATTGAATTGATAGGAAGATGCGATCGCACCTAGGAGGGCAAAACGGATAATAACAAGAAAAGTGTTTAGGGCAAATAGTAACTTGAAACTGGGAAAATCAAAGTGAGGATAGAAAAATAAACAGAGAAAAAATATAGGTAAAGGTAAAGCCTGAATTAGTAGCAAAAAAAGACATTCTCCCCATAATTGTAGCTTCGAGGACGCATCTTTAAGATCTAATGATCTACCCCAACCCTGCCAAGTATCTTGTAAACCTTCATACATCCGCACCTTAATAATTTTACTGCCATCTGCAAACCCGACTTTATAACCTAAACTTGCCACATAACGAGCTAAAGTGACATCATCACAAAAGGAATTTGCCGCACAAGTATAACCCTTAATCTCTGTCAAAATGTTACGTTTGATTAAAAAACATTGACCATTCGCCATTATTGTACTGCTGTTGCTAGTATTCACGCCAGAGGATTCAAAGCGAAATAACAAAGTCATTAATAAAGAAGGTTGTAACCACCATTCCCCCATAGACTTTAAAATAAATTGAGGAGAAAAAGAGACTAAATCATAATCCTGTTGAATGGCAAAATCTAAGACAGTGGCAACGAGGTTTTTATGGGGAATAGTATCTGCATCAACTCCTAAAATCCATTCGCTATTTTCAGAACTATTTAAGAAACCATTATGTAATGCCCAAGGTCTGCCTACCCAATTTCGGGGTAAGGGTGGATCTGTAATTAAATGAATACGAGGGTCTTTTTTGCTATAGTTCTCAATTTTTTCCTGAGTGCCATCAGTGGAATTACTATCAACAAAAATAATTTCTCTAGTTTCGTAGCTTTGACGGGTAATACTTTCTAATAAAGGAGAAATGCGATCGCACTCATTTAAAGTAGGTATAATGACACTTACCTTGCCAATTAAAGCTAAATAAGGAAGTTTTGGAGTTAAAGGAGGAATCCTTCTTGCCCCTCTCAATAAACGACTTAAAAGGATAAAAGTACAAACTCCTTGAAACAAAAGTAATTTAAAGCTCAGGATGGCAATAATAATAGTCATAATAAATCAAACTAAGGGTTAAACTGACACCAAGTATATTCAACAATCCTTAATTAACATAGCATCTCCAAAAGAATAGAAACGATATTTTTCCCTAATTGCCTCCTCATAAACTCTCATTAATCTTTCTCTACCAATTAAGGCACTAACTAACATAAGTAAACTTGACTTAGGCAAATGAAAATTAGTAATTAAACCATCAATAACCTTAAATTCATAACCCGGATAGATAAATAGATTTGTTTTCCCCTCAAAAGCCCGTAAATCTCCACATTCTTTACAAACCCCTTCCAATGTTCTTACAACCGTAGTTCCCACCGCAATTACTTTATTTCCCCTTGCTTTTGTTTCCCTAATCAAATTAACCGTTGTTTCATCAATTTCAATCCATTCTTGGTGCATATCATGGTTAACAATATCTTCTACCTCCACTGGGCGAAACGTACCAATCCCCACATGAAGAGTTACTTCTGCTTTATTAATTCCTTCTGCTTTTAATTGTTCAAATAGTCGATCTGTAAAATGTAGTCCTGCTGTTGGAGCTGCGATCGCACCTTGTTTTTGAGCATAAACCGTCTGATATTGGTTAGGATTAGCCGATGACTCAGTGACATAAGGAGGAAAAGGAATATTACCCACCTTCTCCAACAAATGCCAAAAAGAATCCCCCTCTTGCCAAGAAAATTCTAAATATCTTCCTCCCGTTGCCTCATCTTTATCAACAACCGTTGCCTTTAATAAACCATCCCCAAAATAAATTTCACTGCCCACAGAAAAACGCTTTCCGGGTTTCACCAAAGCTAACCAA is a window from the Cyanobacterium sp. Dongsha4 genome containing:
- a CDS encoding ABC transporter permease — encoded protein: MIARSFSRKKNTFKQLSNVLLIVGIIITLTFIFLAFSAPLLENMGIIQDPLESLSNPINQAPNSKYWFGTTGQGYDVFSRTIFGSQAALKVVITATFLSLIIGVPLGLISGYFGGKIDKVLLFLMDTIYTLPGLLLSVTLAFVVGRGVINAALALSISYIPQYYRVVRNHTTSVKTELFIEAAQAMGASPTRIISKYLFFNVVQSIPVLFTLNAADAILILGGLGFLGLGLPEDIPEWGHDLKLALDGLPTGIWWNALFPGLAMATMVTGLSLLGEGLSERLNPLHRS
- the cruG gene encoding 2'-O-glycosyltransferase CruG; translated protein: MTIIIAILSFKLLLFQGVCTFILLSRLLRGARRIPPLTPKLPYLALIGKVSVIIPTLNECDRISPLLESITRQSYETREIIFVDSNSTDGTQEKIENYSKKDPRIHLITDPPLPRNWVGRPWALHNGFLNSSENSEWILGVDADTIPHKNLVATVLDFAIQQDYDLVSFSPQFILKSMGEWWLQPSLLMTLLFRFESSGVNTSNSSTIMANGQCFLIKRNILTEIKGYTCAANSFCDDVTLARYVASLGYKVGFADGSKIIKVRMYEGLQDTWQGWGRSLDLKDASSKLQLWGECLFLLLIQALPLPIFFLCLFFYPHFDFPSFKLLFALNTFLVIIRFALLGAIASSYQFNKSISELTFILSPFADILAVTRIILSALTKPNQWRGRVYE
- the queA gene encoding tRNA preQ1(34) S-adenosylmethionine ribosyltransferase-isomerase QueA, with the protein product MNPDQQLSSYDYYLPSELIAQNPVTPRDSSRLLVIEEENSLKHQIFADLPQFLSAGDLLVVNNTRVIPARLYGEKSTGAQVEVLLVEETRDNCWLALVKPGKRFSVGSEIYFGDGLLKATVVDKDEATGGRYLEFSWQEGDSFWHLLEKVGNIPFPPYVTESSANPNQYQTVYAQKQGAIAAPTAGLHFTDRLFEQLKAEGINKAEVTLHVGIGTFRPVEVEDIVNHDMHQEWIEIDETTVNLIRETKARGNKVIAVGTTVVRTLEGVCKECGDLRAFEGKTNLFIYPGYEFKVIDGLITNFHLPKSSLLMLVSALIGRERLMRVYEEAIREKYRFYSFGDAMLIKDC